The genomic interval gaaaaagagatgAAGAAATTGAGAGTAGCTATAGGGTATTTACTACTTGAGGAGATGAAAGATGAGGAGTTTGAGGTGTTTAGGTTTCTTTATGACATATTTTAgggttttatctttttttctttattttattttattttttggtgaaaataattatgatttaaagGGAAAATTGATAATTTATTTCTAAAAAGTGGTGAGCTTTTGTGGATTATAATACATCATGAGTTGGCACACTGGGCTGCGTGTGGAATTTGTGTGAATATAtgattattaaaaagaaaaagagtgtcTAAAAAGAGAAAGTTTTTAAATTGAttgaattaatattatttagtagtacttcaaattaattatttaattacagtCCCATTATAATGTAGAAAAATATGAGTTACACATAAATTTCATGATTGTTTGGATCTAAGTTCTAACTCATATCAAGAGGCAAGAAAAATGTATATTCATTTCGattaattacaatatatatttataaacattaatgattaaattaaattatatatatgatagaaattaaaattttaaatttcaataaaagaaattatGCCCATTTTACTTTAAATTCTAGATCTTCCATATTACAATATTAGACAAGAACACACATTGATTTTGAGTTCACTGCTAATGCCATTTTCAatgatttacataaaatataataattaattattcccATTTTGATGAACCCAAAGATGAAAAACATCTCatcatttttatcaaaaataataataataatataataagttatacttattattattattatttgactaTATTATTGTACTTtaactttttaataaataaaaatatttatagagtacaaataaattaaaatatataatttattaacattAACTTTAgtgatattaaaataattttgtaagattaactttacattttaattattattgatagggttttttctatattaaatgTAAAGTTTTGCTTTCTtaattaatgtaataatttagttcaataataaattttgtacttttgataattgataattataatatctattcaataaCCAGATGAtgtcaatatttatttaattacttaaattaaaaagtaaaatatttttaatggtgtaattaattataaatttataacataataatgtattaaaatgAAGTTGAAGTTGCTGTATGTGTAATAGGTTGATAAAGAGACTTATATAAAGCTACAcactcgaattttttttaaagaaaaacatCATATATGTCATGAtatatttagttaattaattaattaattaacacaTTCGAAATATTTGAGAAGGTAAAACAGTCTAATCGAGCTCTtctattattatattgatatataaattattaagttGTCCTGtccaatattataatttataattttacatttataaatatatatttaaataaaaaaaaaacgaaaaccaAGCAGAAGTTAAGTAGAGAAAGACAAGCAGAGCTTGGATTCCTTTAATTATCTTTTCCTTCATATCAATTGTCTCTATTcacatataatatatgtttttttttttaatttacacaaAATTGAGTTTCATTAATGTGCAATAAAATTAACTAAgttgatataaaaataataaaaataaaaatggatggagatatttagggtataggTTTCCTTTCATGAGACATTTTCATTAAGACTTTCatgccaaaaaaattaaaataaagtaaaCATTAACATTATTGTGTCACAATTAATTACAATATTAACAATAGTGttccttatatatatacaaaataatatatagttgagatatgtatgaatataattataTCTTGATTAATTAATGGTTCTTATCTTGTCCTTAGATCATCAccctttttaattaattagttttataaaccTTAGAAATTGGAAATATATTCCACAAAATTCTTATTACATCgattttagttttatataattataattaattaattaattaattaaacaaaactcattagattatattaaaaagtattttttttttgtctaccTGTCCCGCCGCCGCTAGAAGACAAAAGAATGAGGAAACAAATGTGTCATattccataaaaataataaccatatttattattatcaataaataaaaataataacaataattaattagtgTAAAGCTCAGTAGATCTAAAGAAATGTAGGATATGCTCATGGTCTGTGTAAATATATTACTATAATAATCattataatattatacataAAATGAGCTTAGATTTGAGGTTTAGTTTAAttgtaataattaattcattaaagGGGCATCTAGAAAGTAACCCtagttataatatatataaataaatgtatatatatacatactttGGTATTACGCACTACTTTGCTTTTGGCTTTGCTTAATTAGGGTTTGCAGAAcattaatttgtttttaatttttaattttttgtcaactcaatttttatgtaaatttttagtttaatcaTGACACGTACATAACAAATTATATAACtacaatataattaaattgtttaattaattaaataatttctaactttgttcttaattaatataaatatatattttttgcaagggtaatataaatatatttgatctCATCTCAAAGCACATGCTTTTTACAAATTAATAAAACATGTTCTTATCtgcacataattttttttttggattaagaTTTTCCAGAttaattataatgttatttttcACATAATTATTCAGATTATAATGAAGTTTTTCTTGTTACATATAAATTCTAATTACCCTATATAATAACCTTATAACTTGATTATATAATAGAGCTTTCTATgtcattaaatttataaaaaatatataataaatttttatctataagatatatatgtatacttaTGTGGAACTATATAAAGAAAGCAATTAattaacttaattaattatgCTTGATTCTTGGCTATATATGGTCAAATTAAGACCATGTGTGTGTGCAATTTTgtgaatattttattattattattttttttaataattcatattatatgtatacatatttatataaatgtcATTTTTCTATCCAATGGTTCAAGTAGTCAACATGGTTAATTagttctaataattttttttttttccttatttggATCGATCTAAGCTAAACATGATTAATTTCCAATTGACTAGAAATTAAAACACATTAAGTAAAACACATGTACATGTTTTCTAAAATCTAATGATTAAGTCTCAACACAGCCTAGCTAAGCATGTCATTAATTATTTTGCCAGATCATAATCTCTCttgattaattttataatttatttaattatttttaatatttataattaatatataattatcattaatttGTACACCAAATCTATATATATGGTCAAGAATGgagtatatatatgaatattattaattaagatgttCGTGTgtacaaataataattaatatatatcaacaaaatatctatatatatgctTATATCACATggagtaaaaaaaaaacagagcacCATAATATGAGCTAATAAGATCCAAAATAAAtgagtttttgttttttattttctttaattttgggATAAAAAATCCAGAAATACATTCTTTTCAACAGATATATTAATAATTGCTTTATTATCTCCTATATGAGATATTGATATTCTaagaataatattattgataattttttgttattttagacaGTTTCTgcaacactatatatatatatatattttttttttatgttttggtTTTTCCTGAAACTATTAATTAAAGCCATAATATGATCAAGCAGAAATTATTAAATGATGATCATTGTTGGAACTTAATTATTAGCTTTTTTTCTCTCTGGCTGAGACATCAATGATTATACGTATAAGTGTCGTATATAATAGAAAAGTATATAAGAAATaagttaatattaattatatataactaattgTTAGGACAAATTATTATGCTAATTAATGTGAATTTTTGTACTGTATATATTAATTGGAGTACCTATTATTATCAGCAaggttaatttaatattttgctAAATTTTTAGACTATATAAGTACTTGGTTGAGAAATTAATAGGAGGTAATAATTTCATGTGTTTAATATTCATTCACTATTTTCACTAAAAAAATTACTAGTGACAATGTTTCAgtcataatatattttttttgtgactaaatgtgatttttagttacaataaaaagtgacttgtgactaaaagataatatttagatacaaattgtaaataaaaatacacttagtcacaacaaattataatttttgtgactaattttTTAGCCATATGTTTTTTAGTGATCACAACGtatgaatgataatttataattagtcacaatttttttacttttagtcacaagttatgttttagtcacaaataactttttattgtgcacatttaatcacaaaaaatttatgttatgaGTAAAATTTTATCATTAAAGATGACTTTTTTTGtagtataaaaaataatatataaataacaaaaaatcaacaacaaaataataagaataacaaGATGCAAGCTTGGTTTATTATCAAATTTGGATTAATAGAAATGATTGGTTTTGGAATAATGCAAACAATTGAAAGATATGTATAAACAGATACAAATGAATGTAAAGCAGGTCTAAATGTTACCATTAAAACAATAGAAGAAAGAGAATGGTTTCAGTCATTGtaattagttgtttttttttttaaaaaaaatacactgtAAAATCATATgtaatgtaaataaaatctataaaattgtaaaaatattaaaaactcaataattttgtaattatttttgtttcctTAAAATTATCCCTAAAAAATTTTAAGATCATGAGAATAATAATagttatatgtatatacatgcactataaaattttttatttttagtcacaacaaaacttgtgactaattataaatttttattcttatattgtaactaaaaaattTGTGGCAAAACGtattagtcataaaaattataattttttgtgactaaatgtattttttagtcacaatatttattgtgactaaaattaaattagtgacaacttgtatctaaaaagtataatttatcacaaataacattttgttgtgattaaatttacatttaataaaaaaaaatatctcagtAACAATTTTTCTTAGTGATGCATGGCCCACAACCACAAGTCTCTTCACtaagctatatatatactagcttcGAGGTCATTAATTAACaccacatatatgtatatatagatttgATATGTTTTAATCATGCatacataaattatatatatctataagtatatatattttgttccATCTTGAAAATGATGACATATCTAGACTGTAGAGGCAGGAAAATATGCATGAGACAAAATctcataattattatatatatacaaaaatatacaaattaagtACTATTAGTATTCAActcttatgaattattattaccAATCTtcacataatttaaaaaaaatggcacAAATTAGTTAATTATTAACTTACAAAATACCAAAAAGAGGGTGTCAAatcaaataatgaaattaaagtACCACACCTTCTCATtggtgataaagatgaaaaaaaaaaagaaaacaaaaaacaaaaaaacctttttattatcaatattgACCAttagcaaaaataaataaatttcatttcaaaaaaaataataataaattaattaattaataaataatccagcatcattaatttattattattattattattattattattattattattattattattattattattagcatcatctttaaaaataattgatgtGAAAAAAACTATATAGTCTATAAACCCAACTTGGTCAAAGGGAAAAATCAATAATACCCCTAAAAAAAAGTGATCGGACCATAAAATGcaaagaaaataataagaagagtaataataataataataattaatttccaaAACAAAACAAGGAAAAAGACAATACAAATTTAaagattgtatatataattaattaattaatttaagtaaTAGTATAGCTAAAATTTGAAGTGgtggaagaagaagatgatgatgatgatgaagttgataatgatgatgattcCAAAAGTTGTTCTAAATATTCTGGCCCAAGATCTTCAAATACTAATTGCTGCATATCATGATCACTActcttattcttatttttaataataattttatttttcttttgagtAGTTTTTGAAACCTTTCTTCTCATATTGTAATGCCTCTCTTTTAAGGCCTCAGCTGGAGATCTTCCAAAATTAAAGTCATAAAACCTAATTTCTTGAAGTGACTTTTGTACCCTTTCAATCGGAAAATTAAGCACTGCAGCTTCTCCTCTCATCGAAAATGCTGCTTGATCATAAGCAAGAGCCGCTGATTCAGCACTTTCGAATGTTCCCAACCACACGCGGTGCCCGTTCCTCGTCGAGTCTCTTATCTCCGCCGCGAATTTCCCCCAAGGCCGCCTTCTTACTCCTATAAAAGACTTCTCTTTACTACTACTACTCATCGACGTAGTAGCAGtactattactattactattattattactattaccaTTACTATTCTTATTCttctgattctgattttgaTTCTGATTCTGAAGACGAGagctttcttcttcctcttcttctggATCATAATCGTGATCgagtgttgttgttgttgttgaagaAATTAGGGTTTCCGGGGATTGTTGATCTTGTGAATCATCAAGTGAAAGAGAATCTTGATGAGAATTGATCATTAAATCATGATTATTATCATGATCAAGATGGTTGAAAGAAAATAGAGATGAATAATCATGATCATCATGATCTTGATTATTATTGGTaaattgttgatcatgatgaagaagatgatctTGATCAATATTATCCCATGGAAAAGATCTAGTTATGAATTCTAGATTCTGGTCAAGATCAAACAAATCAGAGAAATAATCCatattaattttgataataataatggaATTTTTGGTTTGAGATATAGAGAGGTTTTTAAAAAGTTTGGAGATGAGGGAGTGAATATATATAGGACAAAAATTAATGAGGAGTTGGAGAGtaattaagttaaaaaataaaaaatgaattaagACACATGAAAaagagattaattaattaagagttaattaattaaagataaGATTACCTAGGAAAGAGGGAGATTATCAGCTTATGCAGCTAATAATGGAAACATGTACATGTGTTTATTGCCACTTGCCAGAGTGTTATCATATATAGctacattaattatatatatatatatagtatagtagtgatttttaataattaattaattatgtatattatttGTATAATACGTGCAGATGggtttaatacaattattattattattattattattatttagttattataatgaaattaaagaatataataTCTGCAACAGAAGCACTACTTTTGGAGTAAAGACATATTAGAAATTGACAAATTGTTTCTTCATTTGCCTTCTCTATTGTacaattaatacatatattgtatattaatactaataatgtatttattatataaaataaaatattaattatgtaataggtgggaaattattatatataaattaagtttgtttatttaaaaaaataaaaataaacaaaattggGGTGTAAAGTAGAGAAATGTATagctaatataaataaattatgtgagcCAGTGTGTCTATGTATGATAacactaattaaaaaaataataatctcaATTTAACgttatatattactattatttattataattttttttctttttcatattaGTAGTATATAAAAGTGCCAagagtaattttaaatatctcTTTTCTATTATACATATGATTATTTAACGAAAATTATTAGTTTAAtggtattttattatttattaaaactaaacacttttaaattaatcaattaattatttttttagaaaaaataataattttaaatatttaattgaatttaaaagtatatatcaacaaaattaaataattattttttgtatataaattttaatttaaatttaaattagacattaattcaattaattaatcgtactttataaaaaatttataattagttatattatttaaaatatctaaacttatttacttattttattatttaataaaattaattaaatatattttttataaataaatttaaaattagattaaatttaatatatttaaaaaaaatatataaattgaattatattagatttaatttaattttattattattatttaaattaataattaagtactTGCAACTCTAAAACATACATGTTACtaatacttaatatatatacgcagtattaattattaatttcacttcatttttgtttgagaaaaagaaaattaggtaaattaattagaaattaattaatcaacTTTTTTGTAGGAGTAATTTTTTTCAATGGTAACTTTTCTTTTTGGTGGGACAACAAAATCACTCCCATTGGAATCAATAATGTGTAGGTATTATAGTGCATGGACCACATTTCCATAACGAATAACATATATTAGCATGcaatatatatgataattaaacatgtacatttatatatgtatatagatgTCTTTATAATATGGGAGCAAAAAATAATTGCacatagatacatataggttgatTTTTTAAATAACGATTCATAtgaaagtaattttttgttattagatGGGGgccaaaaagaaaaagtaaaattagGGGGGACCATACTacaaattttgaagaaaataagGATAAAATGCAATGAAAAAGaattagtttttgtttttttattagaattttGGGGGCATCATGACCACCCTTTATTTGAGGGTGGCTCCGTCCCTTGTAGTGTCTGTGCATGGATACAACTCTGGCTATCAGAATAAATAGTGAGAATTTTCTTGAGTAAATGCATTTTCTTTCATTAAGAATTTTATCCAAAGAGCTTCTGATGTAGATAAGGCAACAACAAGTTGTAGCTGGACTCTCTAGCTGATACAATTCCCACCAATTAAGAAAAAACAACCAGAGGTAGATTTTTTGTGATCTCTATCACCAGCAAAATCCAAATCATTGTAGCCTTCCACCCACTTAATAGCTTTTCAATGTTCTTTCCCTGGGTTGTACTTGCTTAGAACACTCATTGGAAAAGCGAAATCAGGTCTAGCACAGACCATTAAATACATCAGAGATCCCACAACACTTGAGTAAGGGACATTGCTCATGTCTTCAATTTTAGCTTGGGTTTTGGGACACTTTTCTTTGCTCAGTTGATATTAATTGGTCATAGGTTATTTTGTAACTTTTGCTTCTCCCATCTCAAATTTTTCCTATTTATGACTATGGCATTGAAACACATGAATATTCATTCTTTGTGTATCTATGGTCAGAATGCATGCAAAAGTTACAAAATTGGGCTGGTATTGCTTCAAAACAATTAATACAACTATGTCGGGATCTTGAATTGGATTCACAGGTGTAAGGAGAGTCGGATGAGAAACGAAGTTGTCTAGTATAAAGATGTACAAATTGTTAATAGTTTAGTCAATTAATTTGTGAAATTTGTTGTAAAGAGAGTTTGTATAGTCTACACATACTTAAAATAGGAGATAAAGTTAGTTTATAGTTTGATTGAATGTTAAGTAAAGTGTAATAAAAGATATAAGAGGGGTGAATGTGCAAATATTTTCAACAGTAGAATATACTGAtcaataattcaaaaattattattagataTATGTTAATGTAGAAAACAACAAGCTAAggtttagagttaaattagttaATGCATAaagcaacaatatataaatatataaatatatatttgttttggagataattaattaaatttataattaatgtaaAGCAACAACCTCCTCCACAAAGTAATATAGCTAAGCTATATATATCTACAAAAAGCAACCACACAAATCacacaattaataatataattaaatttaaatttaaattaacacctaataatttattttatcttttatacACTGTGAGAgtacatataatattaataatccATATTTAATGATAATTTATTGCGGTATAATATGTTTTTCATCCATTATTCGGATAAGtatgatatatttat from Cannabis sativa cultivar Pink pepper isolate KNU-18-1 chromosome 4, ASM2916894v1, whole genome shotgun sequence carries:
- the LOC115712543 gene encoding ethylene-response factor C3, producing MDYFSDLFDLDQNLEFITRSFPWDNIDQDHLLHHDQQFTNNNQDHDDHDYSSLFSFNHLDHDNNHDLMINSHQDSLSLDDSQDQQSPETLISSTTTTTLDHDYDPEEEEEESSRLQNQNQNQNQKNKNSNGNSNNNSNSNSTATTSMSSSSKEKSFIGVRRRPWGKFAAEIRDSTRNGHRVWLGTFESAESAALAYDQAAFSMRGEAAVLNFPIERVQKSLQEIRFYDFNFGRSPAEALKERHYNMRRKVSKTTQKKNKIIIKNKNKSSDHDMQQLVFEDLGPEYLEQLLESSSLSTSSSSSSSSSTTSNFSYTIT